A region of Scleropages formosus chromosome 2, fSclFor1.1, whole genome shotgun sequence DNA encodes the following proteins:
- the mfsd4aa gene encoding major facilitator superfamily domain-containing protein 4A isoform X1: MIVDERIIGLFRRHWQHTLTYWSVFFSFGLCIAFLGPTILDLRCQTQSSLQSITWVFFSQQFCLLVGSSVGGFFKKTLLCALSALFLSSLIISLVFAIIPLCHNVLLLAVAMAIAGLAMGVIDTIANIQLVKIYQKDSAVFLQALHFFIGFGALVSPLIADPFLSETNCVVGNGTENSTAMEHLRNALAGGPVHNVSQYQLPVEGEVITQVSYAFWIMALINLPVPLAVFMLMYRERLIPCCMISSPRLLDRDELAIETQGKDKEKDKQESESEDLESIGHGDLFSCCRKNALQGFPPSFFGIHILGGMVLFMTDGIVGAYAGFVYTYAVSPPMSLAHKSAGYLASIFWAAITVGRLASIPLSYRFQPVRLLLVNLAGVIITLLLLLIFYMSSVFLFVGTCLLGLFLSSIFPCMVAFTEDILDYQGCATTVLVTSAGMGEMVLQVLVGSIIHSQGSYSFLLSGMIIGCIGFSLFFGLLFFHRMHKNYQTGNSKKSPMVNESGLESLPQ, encoded by the exons ATGATCGTGGACGAGCGCATCATCGGCCTCTTCAGGCGCCACTGGCAGCACACGCTCACCTACTGGAGCGTGTTCTTCAGCTTCGGCCTGTGTATCGCCTTCCTGGGCCCCACCATCCTGGACCTGCGCTGCCAGACGCAGTCTTCGCTGCAGAGCATCACCTGGGTCTTCTTCTCGCAGCAGTTCTGCCTGCTCGTCGGCAGCTCCGTCGGGGGTTTCTTCAAGAAAAC GCTGCTGTGCGCACTGTCAGCCCTCTTCCTGTCCTCTCTGATCATCTCACTGGTGTTCGCCATCATCCCGCTGTGCCACAATGTGCTGCTTCTCGCAGTCGCTATGGCAATCGCCGGCCTTGCAATGGGGGTCATCGACACCATCGCCAACATACAGCTGGTGAAGATCTACCAGAAGGACTCTGCCGTCTTTCTGCAG GCTCTCCACTTTTTCATCGGCTTTGGGGCCCTGGTGAGCCCTCTCATCGCAGACCCTTTCCTGTCTGAGACCAACTGTGTGGTTGGGAACGGAACGGAGAACTCTACAGCCATGGAACACCTGAGGAACGCGCTGGCTGGGGGACCCGTGCACAACGTGTCGCAGTACCAGCTGCCAGTGGAGGGGGAAGTGATCACCCAGGTCTCCTATGCCTTCTGGATCATGGCTCTCATAAAT CTGCCGGTGCCACTCGCAGTGTTTATGCTGATGTACCGCGAGAGGTTGATCCCATGCTGTATGATCAGCAGCCCACGCCTTCTGGACCGCGATGAGCTAGCTATAGAGACCCAAGGCAAGGACAAGGAGAAAGATAAGCAAGAGTCTGAAAGCGAGGACCTGGAATCTATAG GTCACGGCGATCTGTTCAGCTGCTGTCGTAAAAACGCGCTGCAAGGCTTCCCGCCATCGTTTTTCGGAATCCACATCCTGGGTGGGATGGTCCTGTTCATGACTGACGGCATTGTG ggCGCATATGCAGGCTTCGTTTACACATATGCGGTGTCCCCTCCCATGTCGCTAGCACACAAGTCAGCCGGATACTTGGCCAGCATCTTCTGGGCAGCTATCACCGTGGGCCGACTGGCATCCATCCCCCTCTCGTACCGCTTCCAGCCAGTCCGGCTTCTTTTAGTTAACCTG GCTGGTGTCATCAtcacgctgctgctgctgctcattttCTACATGAGCAGTGTTTTCCTCTTCGTGGGAACTTGCTTGTTGGGCCTGTTCCTCAGCAGCATCTTCCCCTGCATGGTGGCCTTCACGGAGGACATTCTAGACTACCAGG GCTGTGCGACGACGGTCCTGGTAACCAGTGCTGGCATGGGGGAGATGGTCCTCCAGGTTCTCGTCGGTTCG ATCATCCATAGCCAGGGTAGCTACAGCTTCCTGCTCAGCGGAATGATCATCGGTTGCATTGGCTTCTCGCTGTTCTTTGGCTTGCTCTTCTTCCACCGCATGCACAAGAACTACCAGACAG GAAACTCCAAAAAGAGCCCTATGGTGAATGAATCAGGACTTGAGAGCTTACCGCAGTGA
- the mfsd4aa gene encoding major facilitator superfamily domain-containing protein 4A isoform X2 has protein sequence MLLCALSALFLSSLIISLVFAIIPLCHNVLLLAVAMAIAGLAMGVIDTIANIQLVKIYQKDSAVFLQALHFFIGFGALVSPLIADPFLSETNCVVGNGTENSTAMEHLRNALAGGPVHNVSQYQLPVEGEVITQVSYAFWIMALINLPVPLAVFMLMYRERLIPCCMISSPRLLDRDELAIETQGKDKEKDKQESESEDLESIGHGDLFSCCRKNALQGFPPSFFGIHILGGMVLFMTDGIVGAYAGFVYTYAVSPPMSLAHKSAGYLASIFWAAITVGRLASIPLSYRFQPVRLLLVNLAGVIITLLLLLIFYMSSVFLFVGTCLLGLFLSSIFPCMVAFTEDILDYQGCATTVLVTSAGMGEMVLQVLVGSIIHSQGSYSFLLSGMIIGCIGFSLFFGLLFFHRMHKNYQTGNSKKSPMVNESGLESLPQ, from the exons AT GCTGCTGTGCGCACTGTCAGCCCTCTTCCTGTCCTCTCTGATCATCTCACTGGTGTTCGCCATCATCCCGCTGTGCCACAATGTGCTGCTTCTCGCAGTCGCTATGGCAATCGCCGGCCTTGCAATGGGGGTCATCGACACCATCGCCAACATACAGCTGGTGAAGATCTACCAGAAGGACTCTGCCGTCTTTCTGCAG GCTCTCCACTTTTTCATCGGCTTTGGGGCCCTGGTGAGCCCTCTCATCGCAGACCCTTTCCTGTCTGAGACCAACTGTGTGGTTGGGAACGGAACGGAGAACTCTACAGCCATGGAACACCTGAGGAACGCGCTGGCTGGGGGACCCGTGCACAACGTGTCGCAGTACCAGCTGCCAGTGGAGGGGGAAGTGATCACCCAGGTCTCCTATGCCTTCTGGATCATGGCTCTCATAAAT CTGCCGGTGCCACTCGCAGTGTTTATGCTGATGTACCGCGAGAGGTTGATCCCATGCTGTATGATCAGCAGCCCACGCCTTCTGGACCGCGATGAGCTAGCTATAGAGACCCAAGGCAAGGACAAGGAGAAAGATAAGCAAGAGTCTGAAAGCGAGGACCTGGAATCTATAG GTCACGGCGATCTGTTCAGCTGCTGTCGTAAAAACGCGCTGCAAGGCTTCCCGCCATCGTTTTTCGGAATCCACATCCTGGGTGGGATGGTCCTGTTCATGACTGACGGCATTGTG ggCGCATATGCAGGCTTCGTTTACACATATGCGGTGTCCCCTCCCATGTCGCTAGCACACAAGTCAGCCGGATACTTGGCCAGCATCTTCTGGGCAGCTATCACCGTGGGCCGACTGGCATCCATCCCCCTCTCGTACCGCTTCCAGCCAGTCCGGCTTCTTTTAGTTAACCTG GCTGGTGTCATCAtcacgctgctgctgctgctcattttCTACATGAGCAGTGTTTTCCTCTTCGTGGGAACTTGCTTGTTGGGCCTGTTCCTCAGCAGCATCTTCCCCTGCATGGTGGCCTTCACGGAGGACATTCTAGACTACCAGG GCTGTGCGACGACGGTCCTGGTAACCAGTGCTGGCATGGGGGAGATGGTCCTCCAGGTTCTCGTCGGTTCG ATCATCCATAGCCAGGGTAGCTACAGCTTCCTGCTCAGCGGAATGATCATCGGTTGCATTGGCTTCTCGCTGTTCTTTGGCTTGCTCTTCTTCCACCGCATGCACAAGAACTACCAGACAG GAAACTCCAAAAAGAGCCCTATGGTGAATGAATCAGGACTTGAGAGCTTACCGCAGTGA